ttcatgtttgcttACCCGCAATGTTTAGGGATATGtcggtgttatgatcagtgacctatgcacttttgtaaagctctctcttggaagtcgctttggataaaagcgtctgttaaatgaataaatgtaaatgtaaatatagcctATAATTTTTAAGAAAACCAAATAAATATGATGAGGAGTTGTATGCCAAAGACGTTTTGTGAcaatgttttgtgtttctccagtaaaAATTCATCTGAGAAACATACACCTCTCaccaaatgatcaacattacatatgcaaagtggcccattatgacagacaaaagattTCATTTACatgtgaaagctgcagatcCCCCACTGAccaatcatacttgatcatGGGTGGAGAATAGACAGAggaggctccagagagactaccGAGACTCAACCAGTTGACTACAGGGAGAGTCAACCatagagagactcaaccagaaacagcagtaaccagacagAGGATCAACCAGAGGGAAACAAGCTTCCAAAGACTAGATACAgaatccagagagaccagacagagaagaaagagacacctgagttatggagacacatcactgtgacacatgtgggaagagcctttcctcatccaggaACCTCAAGAGGCATATGAGGATccatactggagagaagccctacagctgtgacctctgtggtaaaacctttagccatgctagcagttacacaggtcaccgcaggatccatactggagagaagccctacagctgtgacctctgtgataaaacctttagccgtgctagcagtttcacagttcacagcaggatccacactgaagagaagccctacagatgtgacctctgtggtaaaacctttagccaggctggcagtttcacagctcactacagaatccacactggagagaagccctacagctgtgacctctgtgataaaacctttagccatgctagcagcTACACagatcaccgcaggatccacactggagagaagccctacagctgtgacctctgtggtaaaacctttagccaggctggcaatttcaaagctcatagcaggatccacactggagagaagccctacagctgtgacctctgtggtaaaacctttaggcGTGCTAGCAATTGCACATCTCAcggcaggatccacactggagagaaaccctacagctgtgacctctgtggtaaaacttttagacagactggggaattgacagctcactgcagaatccacactggagagaagccctacagctgtgacctctgtggtaaaacctttagacagactggggaattgacagctcaccgcagaatccacactggagagaagccctacagttgtgacctctgtgataaaacctttagactGACTGGGGATTTGACAGCTCACCGCaaaatccacactggagagaagccctacagctgtgacatctgtgataaaacctttagactGACTGGGGATTTGACAGTTCACCgtagaatccacactggagagaagccctacaactGTGACCTCTGTCGTAAAACCTTTAAACGGAATGGGGAATTGACAGTTCACCgtagaatccacacaggagagaagccctacatctgtgacctttgtggtaaaacctttagccaggctggcaatCTCAGAGCTCACTGCAGGACCCACACGGGAGAGAAGATCTAAGCAGCACACACTGACTATTTATGTCAAACAAATGACCTATTGAACAGTTTATGCATATCTATGATAGAAAAACCCAAGAGGGTGAAGTTGTCCCAACAGTCACCGACTGAAAAAACTTCTGTAagacccacagctggaagaactacTGACCTGCACCTACTgggacagcacatgcagtaacaccagatctacatTGTATTGGCAGAGACCTGAATAGTACAGCCCCTTTGTAACTGGTCACCTAGAGGTCctagacactcgtctgggacagtcgttgatttgcatgaatgctaaaatgacaatcacactttaatgacacacctatggaaaggtggtctcaacagttgaataGGAAGGTGGACAAAGGAAGACTGAAATTATAATTAAAAGCTGTGTTCATGTAAATatagttctaaacagcttttaatgtcatgtttgatatgattttgtttcttattttatgtattacattctaGTAATACTTTTAATGTTGTATCGTGTATatttacagggtttacagagattTTGCATGCAGTGATCCAACATGTGTTAAgatattcccttgtcttgcaaaGGATTCACACTTGGCCCAATTGTGTCTATACTAAAGGACTGTCAAGGATTTTAGCATTAGCACCCCTAGGCTTTGGAAAGACCTGTCTGAGGTCTATGACATTATATTTCATTCACTGTACATCACGCTAAATACACCAGATAGTGCACAtcgaaagtacagcagaagatcaagaacCAGCAAGACAGACATAATTTATTCCTTACTTTTTTATAGTTGTATGGTCATTTTGTAATTGATTTTCTAATTAAAGTCTTCATTTTGACACCATACGTTCAGTCAAGTTCCTCTATGAATACAATGTTCTACAAtgtaatataattttttgttaAGTTTGGCAATTAAAGTGTTCAGATACACAACTCAAATGAACTCTCTTTGAGAGTTCTCTAATTTAAGAGAATCATTGAGTGTCCCAGCTATGAATGATTTTATGAGGCAAGACTTACCCCCAAACCGTAGGCTACCCATTGTTCAACGTCAATGCACCCCTTCAGCCCTGTTGGGTGGTGAGTGCTCAAGCCAAAGACACTGGACAGGTAATCAGCAAAAGAGCCTTGGTTCTGCCACCTCCTACATATTTCGAATTTTAATTGTAATCTGCGATGACATTGCAAGGTTAATTTATGTATAGGCAAAATACATTGAATGATGGACAATAAAACATTGAATCAAAAGTTATATTAGCCTACATGTTGTTTGTCGCTTGAATTCTACTATCTCTGCCCTTGCCTGAGACTGCAAACAATACAGGTGTTGTACCAACATCGGTGACCTATCgaaaaaatatttgcaaaaCAGCGTGGCAAGCAACAACAATTGGTTTAGCACATTTGTTCGTACTGAAAGTAAAAAACTCTTAGCACACACTTGAGCATCTGTTGCACATCTCTACAGGCTAACGCGGTAACCCTCAAGTGGTAGACTATGGTAATTACGCAAACAGACCGTGTACTATGTCATGTGTGGAATAAATTGTTTATGAAATCTCCACCCCAGGCAACGAAATGCAGTGATACACGTTCAGTCACAGCACCTTAAAATGTTGTAGAACGGGGTTCTTGTGTTGGCCTCAGAGGCATGTGTAGCCtgcgtctgcttaatgactaaatgtaaatgtataccaGAACATGAAATCAAGACATATTATCATTTTTCATGTTgcattcacattcacacagagaGAAGCCTGACTCACATCCAGAGTTCATCCAGCTACAATAGACACAACCAAGTGACGCAGCTGCtgtcacagttttttttttttttattgagtaAAAGGTGGCCCGTGGGTGCACACCACAGCTGTgttgaaacacacaacacacaaatgttgaaaacacaacaacattaacataCAACACAAAGACATtaacaaaaacgaaacatttataaaaacgctacatttaaaaaacaatctactacttacaacacaacagcattggttcacaccaccaacatcagccaagaacacagcagcattagccgagaacacaacagcattagccgagaacacccaGCATTTCTTCCCAGAACTTCCCAGAAGTGCTTCGGCCCACCGGGAATTCTCCctgtgctcccgatggccagtccgctactgcacTCAGAGGAGATGAGCTTCATAAGGCTCTGGGCCTAGAAGGAGTATGAAGTAAGtgtgcagtggtgtgtgtgtgtgtgtgcgtgtatatgtgtgtgtgtgtgtgtctcacccgcCGTGTGGGCTCTTGGAGCCCTGCGCTCGGTTGTCCGCTCCTTCTTGACAGGTTTCAGGTTCTGTGGGTTTGGGGACTTGTCCTCTGACTTCACAACATTAGGAGAAcctgggagaacacacacacacgggttatCATCTGGAAGTGGACAAAGCTGCAGTCCAATCTACTGAAGAAGGAAGGCGATGGTTATAACAGGAAGTTGGTGGGTACTGATTTTGCATCTTCATACATGTCGTCAATGTACAGTTTGAATATAGCTCTACTGCTATTTGTGGCCAGGTCTCCTTGAAAAAAGGATTATGTATCAACAGAGTTTCCTTGTTAAATAAAGGTTGAATGAAGAATTAAAGGTTGCCCTCACAAGGTTTGGAGCCGGGGAGAAGCCCCACAGAGTGGACAGTGCAGGGGTCCTGTCAGGATTTAGCCCCTTGTCTACAGCTTGGCCTCCTGTAGAaacatcttcctcctctccacctccttctccagatGGTCGTAGTTAGGCTGAGGAGACATTGTAAGGAAGATGCCCTTACAATCATGGACCCCAAAAATGTAGGAAACAGTAGGGTGGAAGACATATGTGGCTTagtgtggacagtgtgtgtgtgttaccttcttCCTGGTGTAGAGTTTGAGGGTGGTTAGGCCTCCTCCGCCACTCCAATCAACTAACTCGCATCAGCCTAGCAAAAGCATGGAAAAATGCGCACCCACTCCAACCAACTTCATACGCATCAGCCTAGCGAAAGCACGGAGGAATGCGACCAAGCTTCCCGTTTTAATTATGAGGTTTGTATAAAGTCTCTTCAGTTGCTATGGATGTCTGcagtctgctagcatgttgtcgTCGTCAACAGCTTGATCCCCAGCCCGGACTACTCCCTTGCTTACACCACCATCGACCATGCCATTTCCCTCATCCGCCTGGCAGGCCGCGGCGCCTGGCTGGCGAAGGCCGACATCATGACTGCCTTCAAGGTCCTTCCCATCCACCCCGACTGCTGGGCTTTCTTTTCCCCTGCACTGCCATCTCCAACAGCCAGACCTCCCTCCTTATGAAGGGTCTGAAGCACCTGGAACCC
Above is a window of Hypomesus transpacificus isolate Combined female chromosome 17, fHypTra1, whole genome shotgun sequence DNA encoding:
- the LOC124479352 gene encoding zinc finger protein 761-like, with the protein product TCGKSLSSSRNLKRHMRIHTGEKPYSCDLCGKTFSHASSYTGHRRIHTGEKPYSCDLCDKTFSRASSFTVHSRIHTEEKPYRCDLCGKTFSQAGSFTAHYRIHTGEKPYSCDLCDKTFSHASSYTDHRRIHTGEKPYSCDLCGKTFSQAGNFKAHSRIHTGEKPYSCDLCGKTFRRASNCTSHGRIHTGEKPYSCDLCGKTFRQTGELTAHCRIHTGEKPYSCDLCGKTFRQTGELTAHRRIHTGEKPYSCDLCDKTFRLTGDLTAHRKIHTGEKPYSCDICDKTFRLTGDLTVHRRIHTGEKPYNCDLCRKTFKRNGELTVHRRIHTGEKPYICDLCGKTFSQAGNLRAHCRTHTGEKI